GCGCAGAGTGTATATATCGATGTACTGTATAGATGGATATGCAGCAGTAGAGTATGTACTGAGGTACCAATGAGGACCTTGACGGAAACCCCCAACGTCCctgaattttattttttatttttgttctttttctaatagaaaaaagattGTTTCAAAGGGTCCCCCTCCACCTAATTGACCTGCAAAGAAAAGCGGGAAAATACTATATTCagcaaagtaaaagaaaattctgGACGGTCGCATGGGGGTGCCATCGGAGTATAGTACTCCGGGACCCAGACTTCGGTGTGTGTTGTTCGGACGACGGCCAGGACTACGCTGGTCCGGCTTATTAGTTTCTATGGGGGTGGGAGTTGCGTTGGGTAATGTCTGTACCCCGTCTACTCCGGAGGttctttataaatcttatGGTAAGCATTGGATATACTTTACATGTGGGAGATGCGCGAGAGGGGGCCAACGCATCTATGATCTGTCATCTGCATTGTGAGGTCAATGGTTGATATTGGCGGTACTTTTCTGCATGAGAGTTTCTGAAGGAGGGGTCTGGAGGGGTAGATGGCCTTTTTTGCGGAGTAGTCCTTTGAATATCAGATCCGACGTCTTTCTCTATCGTCGGGCCGTTGTTCAAGATTGAGCTTtgtagatatatctattaataattacGGCCTTTGGGATGAATGATTTTAGGGTTCTCTTGAGTCAGGAGGCCTTTCCAGGCCTTCGTCATTCAAATGGTTAGTATTGTTGATTGCCGAATTCGGGGGGGTGGAGGGGCACGGGTTGGTTCCTGAGGCAGCCACAGCTTGCGATCCTTGCGAAAGTTTCATTGAAAACGATCGACTGCATTTGATAGTTTGCGGTTGGGCAAGCATGCGCTAGCAGACTGAGTCCTCAATGGCTCTGATATGAGGAAGGATAGGGGATTATTGCCCTATTAGTgactttttattaattattttatttcttttgaattctttctcaacaggagaagaaatcaGGACCAAAAGTGACCGGTGAGCATCTGCAGCCCCACCGGAAGACATCATTCCTCCCCCACTTACACCCAATCAGTGGGAGTCCTGGACCCCTCCATCATTATTCATTGCCATCCCAGCACGTCCTTGactctctcctcttctccttcttcttttctttctctctcttcctctcctctctcattcttcattcctcttcatctcttctcttccttccccttGAACCTTGTTTTTCCATATCTTAATTTAcgaggaagaacaggaaTAGTAGGTCcccctcatcctccttctcaaccGTTGAGGTGGAAAGCTAGCTGTCTAACCGTCACCCGCATTAGACACCGCAATCATGGGTTACACTGATTTGGATCAATTGGCTATCAACACGATCCGTGTTCTCGCGGTatgctctcttcttccatctcctATTTGCCCGTCCCCGGTCCTCGAGTATTCCATGGGAAACAGGGGTGTTGCAAAGCTCTAGCTATGCCAACGGCAGCCCTAGTCTGGATCTGGATGTCATCGGATGCCTCACGGTTAATTGCTATCAATGGCAATTTCTTCCCCAGAGCCTCAATTCCCTCctaattctctttctcagcGAGAACTTGCCCATTGAGACATGGGAGCTGTTACAGAAGGCCATTCCTTGTTATGGATCAGTTGACATCATACTAATCTCATGGTCTGTAGGTCGATGCCACCTCCAAGGCCAACTCCGGCCACCCCGGTGCCCCTATGGGCATGGCCCCCGTTTCTCACGTCCTCTTCAACAAGTTCATGAACTTCAACCCCCAGAACCCCGACTGGGTTAACCGTGATCGCTTTGTTCTCTCGTAAGTTCCTGGTGTTGCCACCTCTTTAATATCAGGACTATTTTTGCTAATATAACTCGATTTCAGTAACGGCCACGGTTGCATGCTCCAATATGCtcttctccacctcttcGGCTACCAGCTCTCTCTGGATGACCTGAAGAACTTCAGAGTATGTCTCCTTCTAACTTGAATCAGAGTTAGATAGAACTAGATGGTCTAACTGCATCCCCGTGTAGCAACTCGACAGCATCACCCCCGGTCACCCCGAGGCTCACGACACCCCCGGTGTTGAGGTCACCACCGGCCCCCTGGGTCAGGGTTTCTCCAACGCTGTTGGTCTGGCTATTGCCCAGGCTCACACTGCCGCTATCTACAACAAGCCCGGCTACGATCTCATCAACAACTACACATACACCTTCTTCGGTGATGGCTGTGCTATGGAGGGTGTTGCCAGCGAGGCTGCCTCTTTGGCTGGTCATCTGAAGCTTGGTAACCTCATTGCCATCTACGATGACAACCATATCTCCATCGGTAAGCAATCAAGTCTCGCGATTTTCTCTACCGAAGTCTTACTAAGTGAATGTTCTCACATTGGACAGACGGTGACACCAAGTGTGCTTTCACTGAGGATGTCATGAAGCGTTTCGAGTCCTATGGCTGGCACCACGTCTGGGTCAAGGACGGTGACAATGACCTTGAGGCCATTGAGAAGGCCATCCAGGAGTGCCGTGAGGTTAAGGACAAGCCCTCCGTTATCCGTTTGACCACCACCATCGGTTTCGGTTCCAAGCTGCAGGGCACCGGTGGCGTTCACGGTAACCCCCTGAAGGCTGACGATGCCGAGAGTGTTAAGGCCAAGTTCGGCTTCGACCCCAAGCAGAGCTTCGTCGTCCCCCAGCAGGTCTACGACCTCTACCACAAGACTGCTTCTCAGGGTGCTGCTAAGGAGCAGGAGTGGAACCAGCTCTTCGAGAAATACGCCTCTGAGTACAAGGATGAGCACGCTGACCTCACTCGTCGTCTTGCTGGCAAGCTTCCTGAGGGTTGGGAGAAGAGCCTGCCCACCTACAAGCCCACCGACTCCGCTGTCGCCTCCCGTAAGCTGTCCGAGGCCgtcctggagaaggtccACAGTGTCATCCCCGAGCTGCTTTCCGGCTCTGCTGATCTGACTGGCTCCAACAACACCCGCTGGAAGAACGCCGTCGACTTCCAGCCCCCTGAGTACAACATTGGTGACTGGTCCGGCCGCTACCTCCGCTACGGTGTCCGTGAGCACGCCATGGCTGCTATCATGAACGGTCTTGCTGCCTACGGTACCGTCATCCCCGCTGCCGGTACCTTCCTGAACTTCGTCTCCTACGCTGCCGGTGCCGTCCGTCTGTCCGCTCTCTCCCGCGTTCGCGTCATCCACGTCGCTACCCACGACTCCATCGGTCTGGGTGAGGACGGTCCTACTCACCAGCCTATTGAGACCCTGGCTCACTTCCGTGCTCTCCCCAACTGCATGGTCTGGCGTCCCGCTGATGGCAACGAGACCAGTGCTGCCTACTACTCTGCTCTCACCTCTAAGCACACCCCCAGCATTCTGGCCCTTACCCGTCAGAACCTGCCCCAGCTTGAGAACTCCAGCATTGAGGCTGCTCTGAAGGGTGCCTACGTCGCCATTGAGGCCCCCAACGCTGCCGttaccatcatctccaccgGTTCCGAGGTCAGCATCGCCATCGAGGCTGCCACCTACCTCAAGGAGAACCACAACGTTGTTGCCCGTGTCGTCTCCGTTCCTTGCTTCGAGGTCTTCGATGCCCAGGACAAGGACTACAAGCTCAAGGTCCTCCCCGACGGTATCCCCGTCCTCTCCGTCGAGGCTGCCTCCACCATGGGCTGGGAGCGTTACGCTCACGAGCAGTTCGGTCTCAACCGCTTCGGTGCCTCCGGCCCTTACAAGCAGGTCTACGAGGTACGTTCTCTGTTCCGATTCCTATCATCTCTCGTTAAGTTGTTGCTAACTTTGCTGATCTACAGAAATTCGAGTTCACCCCTGCCGGTATCAGCAAGCGCGCCCTCGCTACCATCGACTTCTACAAGGGCCACCCCGTGCGCTCCCCCATCAACCGTGCTTTCCAGCAGATTCTGTAGATGTCCTTTGTTAGCGTGATGATGCCTGTTACGTTTCGTTTTAATGAATCCATGGGACGATGTTGATCTCTGGGAGCAAAATATCCAGGGAGAAGTCCTATGCTTGATGATTTTCGTTTGAAAAATCCCTTTTGGTAGATTTAGAGGGATGAGACCAAAAATGAAGAATACCATGTTTATGTTCAAGTTCTGTTGATCCTAATCGTAATATGTAGCTGTTCATTAAAAAGAAGACTTAAATGACATTACATTTATAGAGAAGATCTGGAGGGCAGCATGCTACTTCATACGAAAATACTTTTTATCCTTTATTGCTGTATGTCATGGACAACACTGCCCGTCTCTGTAGAACACGAGTGCGACATCATCAGAAAGGAGGGGAATGTAAtaaagacaaagaagaacaaagaggaaaaacCCTTGTTgtattcatcatcatcaaatcATCATCGATTATCCGCCGCCATGGCGCCTCTAGATGGAAAACAGCGTCCGCCCCAAACAGATTTCATTCAAAAGGGTGCAAAGGACCAATATCAATCTAGTTCAAAGCCTTACGGGCAAAGTTGGGAAGAACGAAGCTAGCCCGGTGGATATCCTGGTTGTAGTAGCGGCAGAgacgctcctcctcctcgcgaGTCCAGCTGCGGACGGGCTCACGCACGTTGCGGTTGGCGTCCTTGCAGCAGACCATGAAGCCAATCTGGCCGGAGGGGTAGGTGGGGATGGTGGTGTAGGCGTATTCGGCGACGGGGAAGACTTCCTTGCAGGCCTTCTTGAGGTCGGTGATGAGAGAAAGGTGCAGCCACTGGTTCTCGGCTGTAGGTGTTAAAATGCTAACCCAAACCGATTCCCGGGGGAGTCGGGTGGTTTGGGGCGTAATCTAATCAGTTCTATGCTCTTCTGATTCATTTGTGTGCAGTcaacaaggaaaggaggaggggTGGAGAGGGGTCAGGGAGAAATTGCAGGGCAAAGGTAGTACAAAAAATAGGTATATAACAGCAAAGAGAGGGAGATAGGGggagagataaagaaaaaaaaaaaacgggGAATCTTTCGGGGAGCCACAGGCAGACAGGAAGGAAAGGCGACGAACAACCTTGTGTGGTGATGACACCTCCGTCACGGAGCGCATCGCGCAGGAGCTCAAAGTAGGGCTTCTGGAAGAGACTCTCAGCAGGACCCTCAGGGTCGGAGCTGTCGGTGATGATGACGTCGAACTCGTTCTTGTGGGTTTTGAGGAACTCAAAGCCATCGCCGACGAACTCCTCGACGTTGGGGTGTTGGAAGCCGATGCTCATGCCGGGGAGGTACTTCTTAGAGACACGGATGACGGCCTAGAAAGATTGACTTAGTTCCAGTTTACCTGGAAATGTATTCAAGGCTGTATACCTCATCGATATCGCACAGGATGGCCTTCTTGACGGTATCGTGCTTGACGACCTCACGGAGAACACCGCCGTCTCCACCACCGATGACCAGGACCTTCTCGGGGTTGGGGTGAGAGTTCATGGCGAGGTGGGTGATCATCTCCTGGTAGCTGTATTAAATTAGCCGATGTGCCTCTCAACCCGTGGGGGTAAAGGTTGGACAAAGGCGACGTACGAGAACTCATCCCGCTCAGTGCACTGGATGACATTGTCCAGAACGAGGACAGTGCCGTAGTCGCTGCTCTCGAAGACGAGGACATCCTGGTACTTAGACTTCTCGTGGTGCAGGATCTGGTTGACCTTGAGGCTCATGGCCTGACCAGGCCACATGTTGGACTTCTCGGAGAACCAGCCATCTGAGCAGGAAAAGTAATGTTAGCGAATGCATGCCAAACATTAAAAGAGATCACAATCGCTATGCGACGCAATTCAAGTCCTCGTTCGATTCAATCCGAGATTTGATCACCGTCGAGAGGGGTGTTAAAGCCATTGAGAGGTGCAGATTGGTGGGTGATGGAGGCGGGGTATCCTGTTGATTGATGGAGGGGCACATTTGGCGACAACGGTGATCATGAAGAAAGATACGTACCCTGGATAGTGGGGTGAGTTTTCTCGGACATGGTGATGGAGTGGGAGAAGTGCGAACGAAAAAGGGTATGACGAAAAGCACGAGAAGGTAAACGtcgagagagagaagaagagaaggaagagaagaggagagaagaaagagaaagcgaagaagatgcGCGAGCCAAGTGGGGGTTCATCAAGATGCGTATTTTGGGTATCGACCGTGGTGTATTGGGGTTACCTCCGTATTTTTGAGAAATTTTTCCCACTCTCATCCGTTTTGGGGTCAGAGTAGTACACAATACTCTcagtctttttctttgaaaCTACTTCCCAAGACAAGGCAATTGATGGGTCAATTGAGCTACGGCGTCCATTCAGAAGCACTCTAGCCCTTCCCCAAAGACTCAATTGGGCGTAGTCATTGGTCCATTCTCAAAAATGAAGTAAGAACAAACTGTTAGCGGTCCCATCCTATCTTACCCTAAAAGGGAAAACTATCGCCGACATGATCCCCCGACAGTACATTAAGAGATTGTACAAAGTAACAAGAACAAATTGTAATAGAGGGAGACCATCCTATAACGAGAGCAAGTTGAAGGTACAAATAATGTCTAATAGAGGGCCCAAGCAAACTATCACTAAATTTCCCAATTCTCCATCAGTTATACTAGTCCAAAATCTTGGAAGATCAACCACAGCTACATCTACCATATCGTCCAAATATCTCTCAATTCTAAGACAAAGGAAGTAGTGAGTTGACTTCCAGACCAGTACAGAAACACAATCCTAGCGCTTCAACACTAGTGACCCTGACAGTAGGTAAAGTCAGTCTAGCATCCACCTTAAGGAACAACTTCCAGCTCCAACAGTTAGCCATACAGCTTCTAAACAAGGATGTTTAGTTCCTGCGTACCGACCCTGGAGATCTATGAAGACCCTGGGGTATATCCATCTATCTGTCCACTAATATACTCTTATCTGTCGAACATGGACAAGAAGTTGCTTCTCTTATCCCTTGATGCTTTCTTTGACAATTGACATTTACACCGTTTAAGCATGTTCCCTACCTGATATCATCATGCAACAAACGCCACCAAAACATGACAAACATCTCTATCCCCTCAATGTGCGTGTGTTTACAGGATAATTTGTGTGAATGTAAGCCATCTATTCACTATCAGTGTGACCCCTAAGACATATTCACTACCCCAGGTCAGTCACACCCAGAACCTTATCACCACAAAAACACACTCAACCACCCTTCCAATACACACGCACTCACCCCTATGTTCATCAAAAAGCACGCCTTTTATCTACAAAAGCCACGCACTTGGTTACAAAATGAGCGACTTGTCAAAAGACCCGCCAACGATCCTGGCAGATCAGCATGCATCTGAAGTTCTCCGATTATTCCGCGCAAAGCATGAAGCTTTCTACAAGAATGGCGTGGAGAGCGCAGCCCGCCATCTAGTCTCTCAAACGGGTACGTGCGTCCCACAGAGAAGGGTATAGATGTCTACTAACAAGAGAAATCCCAAGACATGACCCGCTTCAGCCAGACCGCAGTCGAGTTCCTAGCCACCTTGATATCACTGCCAGAATCCATTAAGCTCAATGTCAGAGAAGGCCTCGTGGAATGGATGTCAGACATTGTAGAGGAAAGATGCCCACCCACTACAGTGGTGCCGTTCCTGGAGATCCTGGTGGGGGCAAATAAGGGCAGAAACAAGGGCGTCGACAGTTTCGACATCTGGAAGGCTGTGAACAGGCACTTTGGGAACAGCAATACCAAGATCatttttcccttcctctccctcccctttGAGCTTCGCCTCATTATCTACGATTACTACTTTGAGCTAGAGACCACAAACACCAGCAAGAAGCTGATAGACAACATAGCTCCCCAGGGGGAGAACAGGC
The sequence above is a segment of the Aspergillus flavus chromosome 4, complete sequence genome. Coding sequences within it:
- a CDS encoding transketolase TktA, with product MGYTDLDQLAINTIRVLAVDATSKANSGHPGAPMGMAPVSHVLFNKFMNFNPQNPDWVNRDRFVLSNGHGCMLQYALLHLFGYQLSLDDLKNFRQLDSITPGHPEAHDTPGVEVTTGPLGQGFSNAVGLAIAQAHTAAIYNKPGYDLINNYTYTFFGDGCAMEGVASEAASLAGHLKLGNLIAIYDDNHISIDGDTKCAFTEDVMKRFESYGWHHVWVKDGDNDLEAIEKAIQECREVKDKPSVIRLTTTIGFGSKLQGTGGVHGNPLKADDAESVKAKFGFDPKQSFVVPQQVYDLYHKTASQGAAKEQEWNQLFEKYASEYKDEHADLTRRLAGKLPEGWEKSLPTYKPTDSAVASRKLSEAVLEKVHSVIPELLSGSADLTGSNNTRWKNAVDFQPPEYNIGDWSGRYLRYGVREHAMAAIMNGLAAYGTVIPAAGTFLNFVSYAAGAVRLSALSRVRVIHVATHDSIGLGEDGPTHQPIETLAHFRALPNCMVWRPADGNETSAAYYSALTSKHTPSILALTRQNLPQLENSSIEAALKGAYVAIEAPNAAVTIISTGSEVSIAIEAATYLKENHNVVARVVSVPCFEVFDAQDKDYKLKVLPDGIPVLSVEAASTMGWERYAHEQFGLNRFGASGPYKQVYEKFEFTPAGISKRALATIDFYKGHPVRSPINRAFQQIL
- a CDS encoding spermidine synthase; this encodes MSEKTHPTIQDGWFSEKSNMWPGQAMSLKVNQILHHEKSKYQDVLVFESSDYGTVLVLDNVIQCTERDEFSYQEMITHLAMNSHPNPEKVLVIGGGDGGVLREVVKHDTVKKAILCDIDEAVIRVSKKYLPGMSIGFQHPNVEEFVGDGFEFLKTHKNEFDVIITDSSDPEGPAESLFQKPYFELLRDALRDGGVITTQAENQWLHLSLITDLKKACKEVFPVAEYAYTTIPTYPSGQIGFMVCCKDANRNVREPVRSWTREEEERLCRYYNQDIHRASFVLPNFARKALN